The following are encoded together in the Zygosaccharomyces rouxii strain CBS732 chromosome C complete sequence genome:
- the CDC13 gene encoding telomere-binding protein CDC13 (some similarities with uniprot|P32797 Saccharomyces cerevisiae YDL220C CDC13 Single stranded DNA-binding protein found at TG1-3 telomere G-tails regulates telomere replication through recruitment of specific sub-complexes but the essential function is telomere capping) — MSSSCLYVDSPAQIGEIVGNCGCVRFVSLLTSVESRNEFYCLEMNNFAMGTPTSIPYRPILPKRHADSARSAKMVIELICNWYNLDIPELQNGITFIKNRIHTQCLCFLECKVLYMATPSESSQNQPFEDPYLGYLESVKPLSFTQAQELALEASTDVGKTIRSILQNLQLMHQNGSIGFNSNLIQQQQQQQQQQQQQQQQLLLLQEQSEPKQVSQSTQQSSISSQSENNHSRTSTSNGSHYQNSFRSINSGSNNTPTTLASTNPIFPGNRLITVESQLDFNSINTQNDELYEVELEPTPEPKRKEIIRTVSSPMGKSSSFLESGPSPPKRLKRSRTRIDPAILNAEESDIFELKGRFIAVHPLENLIYFLPEGIETPSHLSPGINCIEISSEAMPLEKEYTIEIERVEKPLFDDKFTLQWILKSPEPESEPPSGRTRDQLIWFKDLKKQDEHYVRMIALLVSSDPKQKGKFASVIFTDFTKNSVRQYPLFDKFVVHYEKKLDEDEGIRTLMYLDRYREFGKKIQNVYNKTLDQTYAPDTINHSASRIVCVLTLKTKMYRGSLNAVAYGYEPIHAGMTLTLEERRHLFQLYQKAIDTRNVHLLGDRISPFHVPSINADISDYTIKHCSNLEELEKATDDFLETNSSSQISSSLQFDQECFSINAKILYFFTNDNPINHWSLLVAIEDNSTKTNVISGDHRFVDPRSILRIEIFGKENLEYFTASQLSKTDSILQQLDQYRGRTCKLRVKRGYITLRSQIALLVWCPIELTLEELEVKLEES, encoded by the coding sequence ATGAGTTCAAGTTGTCTTTATGTGGACTCCCCTGCTCAAATCGGTGAAATTGTTGGGAATTGTGGATGTGTAAGGTTCGTTTCACTACTTACATCGGTTGAATCTAGGAATGAGTTCTACTGTTTAGAAATGAACAATTTTGCAATGGGGACACCAACTTCAATACCATATCGACCTATACTACCGAAGAGGCATGCTGACAGTGCTAGGTCGGCAAAGATGGTAATTGAATTGATATGCAATTGGTACAATCTCGATATACCAGAACTACAAAATGGTATCACTTTTATTAAGAATAGGATTCATACTCAATGTCTTTGTTTTTTAGAGTGTAAAGTCCTTTACATGGCTACCCCTTCTGAATCAAGTCAAAATCAACCGTTCGAGGACCCTTATTTGGGGTATTTGGAAAGTGTTAAACCATTATCTTTCACTCAAGCTCAAGAGCTGGCTCTTGAAGCATCAACAGACGTGGGGAAAACCATTCGTAGTATCcttcaaaatttacaacTCATGCACCAAAACGGTTCCATCGGTTTTAATTCGAATTTAatccaacaacaacaacaacaacaacaacaacaacaacaacaacaacaacaactactactactacaaGAACAATCCGAGCCTAAACAAGTTTCACAGTCAACGCAACAATCAAGTATCTCATCTCAATCCGAAAACAATCATTCTAGGACATCAACCTCAAATGGTTCCCACTATCAAAATAGTTTCAGAAGTATAAATTCTGGGAGTAACAATACTCCTACAACACTTGCCTCTACAAATCCGATATTTCCGGGAAATAGATTGATTACAGTCGAATCTCAACTCGATTTTAATTCTATCAATACGCAGAATGATGAGTTATATGAAGTAGAATTAGAACCAACACCAGAACCTAAACGTAAAGAAATAATAAGGAcagtttcttcaccaatgggcaaatcatcatctttcCTAGAATCAGGTCCATCTCCACCTAAGCGGCTaaagagatcaagaacaagaatcGATCCAGCAATTCTCAACGCAGAAGAAAGCGATATTTTTGAGCTCAAGGGAAGATTCATCGCAGTGCatcctttggaaaatttgatatattttcttccagaaggaattgaaaCACCTTCTCACCTATCTCCTGGAATCAATTGCATTGAAATATCATCTGAGGCTATGCCACtagaaaaagaatataCTATCGAGATCGAAAGAGTGGAAAAACCACTCTTCGATGACAAGTTTACTCTACAATGGATTCTTAAGTCACCGGAACCGGAATCAGAACCACCAAGCGGAAGGACTAGAGATCAGCTCATCTGGTTTAAAGATCTAAAAAAGCAAGATGAACATTATGTGAGAATGATAGCACTATTGGTATCTTCGGACCCCAAACAAAAAGGCAAATTCGCTTCAGTAATATTTACAGATTTCACCAAAAATTCTGTAAGACAATATCCtttatttgataaatttgtGGTCCACTACGAAAAAAAGCtagatgaggatgaaggAATAAGAACCTTAATGTATCTTGATCGTTATCGtgaatttggtaaaaagattcaaaatgtCTATAACAAAACACTCGATCAAACCTACGCTCCAGACACTATAAACCATAGTGCTTCCCGAATCGTATGTGTCTTGACACTCAAAACTAAAATGTATCGCGGGTCACTAAATGCCGTCGCCTATGGGTATGAGCCAATTCATGCCGGTATGACGTTGACTTTAGAAGAACGTAGACACCTTTTCCAACTCTATCAAAAAGCCATCGATACTCGCAATGTACACTTGCTTGGTGATAGAATATCACCCTTCCATGTCCCTAGTATCAACGCCGACATTTCAGACTATACTATTAAACATTGCAGCAATCTAGAAGAACTTGAAAAAGCCACCGACGATTTTCTGGAGACGAACTCGTCATCACAAATTTCGTCATCACTTCAATTCGATCAAGAGTGCTTTTCGATCAATGCCAAAATTCTATactttttcaccaatgacAATCCAATCAACCATTGGTCCTTACTAGTCGCAATCGAGGATAACAGTACCAAGACAAACGTCATTTCGGGTGACCATCGGTTCGTGGACCCTAGAAGCATTCTACGCATAGAAATTTTCGGCAAAGAAAACTTAGAATACTTCACAGCCAGTCAATTATCTAAAACTGATAGCATCCTACAACAATTGGATCAGTACCGGGGTAGAACATGTAAACTACGGGTAAAAAGGGGCTACATTACACTAAGATCGCAGATCGCATTACTTGTATGGTGTCCCATTGAACTAACTCtcgaagaattagaagTAAAGCTGGAAGAAAGTTAG
- a CDS encoding uncharacterized protein (no similarity): MLKLTALKKSISNTPTDVMIFKNKFKKPDADALKNEASDAAKDAKKDPQQTLDQAKDLSKKNPLGKNAADGGSGADGAAAEGFEDEAVGAAGGATSPQVARGGSRRTAPAQDVGDNYDYDRDYDRGYRDGVARAGRDMNAGTGGHAEDTTQQHGGQPQQMAASPRRQGSARQAQTDRHQHHDGHGFSTAGLAGAEGGVGDPEDEFETSPEHSEYVPASQYGTPASPRRNAPAGAPTGAYDPAEGEYVSGTGATHSPKKTPSGAYRPAQTTTSGVPSRSASRKKSAEDGGVAGGGATSGAGGYGYDYPDYQDRSEWDRRHSKKGFSMPFRRHHEAPEGEAEEIGGATGAGAGAGAGAVGGGRSAQAPARAGSRGRGTAPTGGAAGKDSAAVAGAGAAVQRAGGTSGGGGVGAGTGTGTGLGTGTGTGTEAGTGAADASGGGGTSKVSGFSSKLKGLVSNKHVQGKASDLTSKAGIPKNVKEIPGVKSGIGKVADTAGIPGGATGAGYAVSGAGAALGSGLSKKVGGKKGSTTGSGEGYEGDGAGGYTGGTDAGERGYGTGGAGERGYGTGERGYDTGEHDYGTGQRGYGTGERGYGAGERGYDTGEHDYGTGERGYGAGEHGYDTGEHDYGAGQRGYGTGERGYDTGEHDYGAGQRGYGTGERGYDTGEHDYGTGQRGYGTGERGYGTGGYGVSSPKYSGQGVRDADNLVTSPSGKSFDYDRIDGEYPEGSHRYSHRGPATATSASKRSPSSGEHNESRTASHGHSYDENYQGGYEAGYLAGRRGEVPQGVASPARDTTSRGGAATTSPRGAGGNVPHGAGTTSSRGADTTSPRRTASSKDYSRGATGLTGAAGAGAASADGGIGHGKGYGAETDPAGGFSRTAGLADDSPTGPSDNIPDSGPSGGGYHYGNRDTGAASDSAVGAGAGAHKAGAGSESKTNPFKQDKPGNDLEYDGTGAERYGAHDPSYSPEGDRSGGNLGGTEAYGYGRGSYPADKFADDGFGSGGADRGAGKRSAKPSGYGHGDVSHAGGPYTGANRQTGTGKQFNRDAAGYGKSPASAVGPGSEEYPEDYDDVRNPGADELGTRRGGGSKGTTDRGATGGGLSGLAAGGAGATAAGGFGGADASKGASGGGLGGGISKVSDKAGGPEKIKGSLDKAANSKAGGITKSKAGDLAKSKLGEGKAGELAGKAKGVPGANDAASKAQGAVGKGISSKFGGGSGGGATGAAGALGAGGALAGAAGGQKGADQGDTPAGHDGGDYRGYGYDQGVSRGGAGGGAYDDEFDTGHYGDHTGGGAARRTGAGTGYDGYDTGNYGGTASGTRGSDGYDEGYQSGMRDVRRGDSVRKPAHDDAAGYAPKSSDRSYGRTPEQDRYPADTYGGGGYGQNPNQGGGDYGRGAVPQEYPPDYMVGSEGGTNRRLRQGLGGEGEDQKKEQLGVSDGDQVPTSQEVGDQRGDGFAREASADSSAYYDSSETVRGSKEQAPTTTEKPTKGGSISKTKQPAMRGPVDAKKQDTSIPRLGFQGLFSRKKSVGGTSGGEEAAPASTSKRGSFVRRLSLSRKKSADQEPLDEPFNPETENNEPVTRTKSDKLAGAAASPPSTKKNMEPSSPRSRESAGSNIKGSPRGEKQAATSQPRGATGGGVGPVSSSGEPTTGEGKRFAETFGNMPSLVDSRVPTYGWGTYSEGPPTGPADSAGGVGSGKGGNPPVQGTAKPDNLPVMSKDPTSPKYGGADGAATKVKKSSSYPQRNPDEDVFYGNEGMEREGEDNYVTSRKPTHGKNVSVGSHEMNNDAAADATYGERGYYNRSRTAPGLREEEEPTSIYGDEEGGYNINEASKVPRGGPDEAEEVAQGAKKTADAGKGEPGIFEKIKNTIMPGSHEDAGTAA; encoded by the exons atgtTGAAGCTTACCGCTCTCAAGAAATCGATTTCCAACACACCAACAGACGTCATGATATTCAAGAA TAAGTTTAAGAAGCCAGACGCAGACGCCCTCAAAAACGAGGCATCTGATGCGGCAAAGGATGCCAAAAAGGATCCTCAACAGACTCTTGATCAGGCAAAGGATCTTTCCAAGAAGAATCCTCTAGGTAAGAATGCTGCTGACGGTGGCAGCGGCGCTGATGGTGCTGCCGCTGAaggttttgaagatgaagcagTCGGTGCCGCTGGTGGTGCTACTTCCCCCCAGGTAGCTCGTGGTGGCAGCAGACGCACGGCACCCGCCCAGGATGTTGGAGATAACTACGATTACGATCGCGATTACGATCGCGGCTACAGAGACGGTGTTGCCCGTGCAGGCAGAGATATGAACGCTGGCACTGGCGGCCACGCTGAGGACACAACTCAACAGCACGGCGGTCAACCACAACAAATGGCGGCTTCCCCCCGTCGCCAAGGCTCTGCTCGTCAAGCACAGACGGATCGTCATCAACATCATGATGGACACGGTTTCTCCACAGCAGGATTGGCAGGAGCAGAAGGAGGAGTAGGAGATCCTGAAGACGAATTTGAGACCTCCCCTGAACACTCAGAATACGTTCCAGCATCTCAGTACGGTACCCCTGCTTCCCCCCGTAGAAACGCCCCCGCAGGGGCTCCAACAGGTGCCTATGATCCAGCGGAAGGTGAATACGTTTCTGGTACAGGAGCAACTCATTCCCCCAAGAAAACTCCATCAGGAGCCTACAGACCTGCTCAGACCACTACATCTGGAGTACCCTCTAGAAGTGCATCCAGGAAGAAGAGCGCCGAGGACGGTGGTGttgctggtggtggtgccaCTAGCGGAGCCGGAGGCTACGGTTATGACTATCCAGATTACCAAGATCGTAGCGAATGGGATAGGCGACACAGTAAAAAGGGATTTTCCATGCCATTTAGAAGACATCACGAAGCTCCGGAGGGAGAGGCCGAGGAGATCGGTGGAGCAACCGGTGCGGGTGCAGGTGCAGGTGCAGGTGCAGTAGGTGGTGGAAGATCTGCCCAAGCTCCAGCCAGAGCAGGCTCCAGAGGTCGTGGTACAGCACCTACTGGTGGCGCTGCGGGTAAGGATAGTGCTGCAGTTGCTGGTGCTGGCGCCGCTGTGCAAAGAGCTGGCGGTACTTCTGGCGGTGGCGGTGTAGGTGCAGGCACAGGCACAGGCACAGGCCTTGGTACTGGTACTGGTACTGGTACGGAAGCAGGCACTGGGGCCGCCGATGCGTCCGGTGGCGGCGGTACAAGTAAGGTTAGTGGATTTTCCTCCAAGCTCAAAGGTTTAGTTAGTAACAAACATGTCCAGGGCAAAGCGAGCGATTTGACGAGTAAGGCAGGCATTCCAAAGAATGTCAAGGAAATTCCCGGGGTCAAGAGCGGCATCGGTAAAGTTGCTGACACTGCTGGTATTCCAGGTGGTGCAACCGGTGCAGGCTATGCCGTTTCCGGTGCAGGAGCAGCACTAGGTAGTGGATTAAGTAAGAAGGTTGGTGGTAAGAAAGGTTCTACAACTGGTAGCGGTGAAGGTTATGAAGGTgatggtgctggtggttaTACAGGTGGCACCGACGCTGGTGAGCGCGGCTACGGTactggtggtgctggtgaGCGCGGTTATGGCACTGGTGAGCGTGGTTACGATACTGGTGAACATGACTACGGCACTGGTCAACGCGGTTACGGCACTGGTGAGCGTGGTTATGGTGCTGGTGAGCGTGGTTACGATACTGGTGAACATGACTACGGCACTGGTGAGCGTGGTTATGGTGCTGGTGAGCATGGTTACGATACTGGTGAACATGACTACGGCGCTGGTCAACGCGGTTATGGCACTGGTGAGCGTGGTTACGATACTGGTGAACATGACTACGGCGCTGGTCAACGCGGTTATGGCACTGGTGAGCGTGGTTACGATACTGGTGAACATGACTACGGCACTGGTCAACGCGGTTATGGCACCGGTGAGCGCGGTTACGGCACTGGTGGATATGGCGTCTCTAGTCCTAAGTATAGTGGTCAAGGAGTTAGAGATGCTGATAACCTGGTTACTTCTCCTTCTGGTAAGTCTTTTGACTACGATCGAATTGATGGTGAATACCCAGAGGGAAGCCATCGTTACTCCCATCGTGGGCCAGCTACTGCGACTTCTGCCTCTAAGAGAAGTCCAAGCTCCGGAGAACACAATGAATCTCGTACTGCTAGTCATGGTCATAGTTACGACGAAAATTATCAAGGTGGTTACGAGGCCGGTTATTTGGCAGGAAGACGAGGTGAGGTGCCACAAGGTGTTGCTTCTCCTGCCCGCGATACAACTTCTCGCGGTGGTGCCGCTACTACCTCCCCTCGTGGGGCCGGTGGTAACGTTCCTCATGGTGCTGGTACAACCTCTTCTCGCGGAGCTGATACTACCTCACCACGTAGAACGGCTTCTTCAAAGGACTACTCCCGTGGTGCTACCGGCTTGACGGGTGCAGCCGGTGCAGGTGCAGCTTCCGCTGATGGTGGTATTGGCCATGGTAAGGGTTACGGCGCAGAAACTGATCCCGCAGGAGGATTCTCGAGAACCGCCGGATTGGCTGATGATTCTCCAACGGGTCCCTCAGATAACATCCCTGACTCAGGTCCATCTGGAGGTGGTTATCATTACGGTAATCGTGATACTGGTGCCGCCTCCGATAGCGCTGTGGGTGCAGGTGCTGGTGCCCACAAGGCAGGTGCTGGTTCCGAATCCAAGACCAATCCTTTCAAGCAAGATAAGCCAGGTAACGATTTGGAATATGACGGAACTGGTGCTGAAAGGTATGGTGCACATGACCCTAGTTATTCTCCCGAGGGTGACCGTAGCGGTGGTAATTTAGGCGGTACAGAAGCTTATGGTTACGGTAGGGGTTCATATCCTGCTGATAAATTTGCCGATGATGGTTTCGGTTCTGGAGGCGCCGATAGAGGTGCAGGTAAGCGCAGTGCCAAGCCTTCTGGTTATGGCCATGGCGATGTCTCCCACGCTGGTGGTCCCTACACCGGTGCAAACAGACAAACTGGTACAGGAAAGCAGTTTAACCGTGATGCAGCTGGGTACGGAAAGTCTCCAGCAAGTGCTGTGGGACCAGGTTCTGAGGAATATCCTGAGGATTATGATGATGTTCGTAACCCTGGTGCTGATGAGTTAGGCACTAGGAGAGGCGGTGGTAGCAAGGGCACAACTGATCGCGGAGCTACTGGCGGTGGCCTAAGTGGCCTAGCTGCCGGTGGTGCCGGAGCGACAGCCGCTGGTGGTTTCGGCGGTGCCGATGCTAGTAAAGGAGCCAGCGGCGGTGGCCTAGGCGGTGGTATCTCGAAAGTTTCCGACAAGGCTGGTGGTCCCGAGAAGATCAAGGGCTCCTTAGACAAAGCTGCTAACTCCAAAGCAGGTGGAATCACCAAGAGTAAGGCGGGTGATTTGGCAAAGAGTAAGTTAGGCGAAGGTAAAGCAGGTGAACTAGCAGGTAAGGCTAAGGGCGTCCCCGGTGCTAATGATGCCGCAAGTAAAGCTCAAGGTGCTGTGGGCAAAGGAATTAGCTCTAAATTTGGTGGCGGAAGTGGCGGAGGTGCCACAGGTGCCGCAGGAGCCCTTGGTGCTGGCGGTGCTCTAGCTGGTGCTGCAGGAGGCCAGAAAGGTGCTGACCAGGGTGATACTCCCGCTGGCCACGATGGCGGAGACTACAGAGGGTATGGTTATGACCAAGGTGTATCACGTGGTGGTGCCGGTGGTGGCGCTTACGATGACGAGTTTGACACTGGCCATTATGGAGATCACACCGGTGGCGGTGCTGCTCGTCGTACTGGTGCTGGTACTGGTTATGATGGCTACGATACGGGCAACTACGGCGGCACAGCTTCCGGGACAAGAGGCTCTGATGGTTATGATGAAGGTTACCAGTCTGGTATGCGTGATGTACGTCGTGGTGATAGCGTTCGGAAGCCTGCACATGATGATGCAGCTGGCTATGCTCCAAAAAGTAGTGATCGTTCTTATGGTCGCACTCCAGAACAAGATCGTTATCCGGCAGATACCTATGGTGGTGGAGGCTATGGTCAAAATCCCAACCAAGGCGGCGGTGACTACGGTCGTGGCGCGGTCCCTCAGGAATATCCTCCAGATTACATGGTTGGTTCCGAGGGAGGAACCAACCGTCGTCTTAGGCAGGGTCTCGGAGGAGAAGGAGAAGACCAGAAGAAAGAGCAATTGGGGGTATCAGATGGAGATCAGGTCCCCACCTCCCAGGAAGTTGGTGATCAGAGAGGGGATGGTTTCGCTAGGGAAGCTTCTGCTGATAGCAGCGCTTATTATGACAGTAGTGAGACTGTTCGAGGTTCAAAGGAGCAAGCGCCTACAACTACAGAAAAGCCAACCAAGGGGGGGTCTATTAGCAAGACTAAGCAACCTGCTATGAGAGGACCAGTTGATGCGAAGAAACAGGATACTAGTATTCCAAGATTAGGATTCCAGGGATTGTTCAGCCGTAAAAAATCTGTCGGTGGTActtctggtggtgaagaagcTGCACCAGCTTCAACTTCTAAAAGAGGTAGCTTCGTAAGGCGGTTGAGTCTGTCCAGAAAGAAATCAGCTGATCAGGAGCCTTTGGATGAACCATTTAATCCGGAGACTGAGAATAATGAGCCGGTGACGAGAACAAAGAGTGATAAGTTAGCTGGGGCTGCTGCTTCGCCTCCAAGTACCAAGAAGAACATGGAACCTAGCAGTCCAAGATCTAGGGAATCAGCAGGCTCCAACATCAAAGGAAGTCCACGTGGTGAAAAACAGGCTGCCACCTCCCAGCCAAGGGGGGCTACTGGCGGGGGCGTTGGCCCTGTCTCTTCCTCAGGTGAGCCAACCACAGGAGAAGGTAAGAGATTTGCTGAGACTTTTGGTAATATGCCAAGTTTGGTCGACTCAAGAGTTCCTACTTACGGTTGGGGTACGTACTCTGAAGGTCCACCAACAGGACCAGCCGATTCTGCAGGAGGCGTTGGGTCCGGGAAGGGCGGAAATCCACCTGTGCAAGGTACTGCCAAACCTGATAACCTGCCTGTCATGTCCAAGGAT